A stretch of DNA from Chitinispirillales bacterium ANBcel5:
GCATGGGAGAAATGAGAATGGTACCGGTGAGGCTGTTTGGGTGGTGAAAGAGTGTGGAGAGATAGAATTTGAAGGTGAAGTCAGAGATAAGGTGAGTGAACGGACTTCCATTGATCTTACCAAATTGAATGTAGTTGGAAAATGCGTAGATATAAACGATGATCCTTATGAAGGTGTTCCATTTAAAGTAGTCGTTGATGATAAAGTTGTTTACGAAGGTGAGAGTGATTCAAACGGCCAGTTGTTTGCTCCGGTTGAAGAGGATCAGGACTATGATGTACTGTTTTTCTAAGGGGAAGTGATGGAGGATATTTTTAAGATCAGAAGTGGGCTTATCGATATAGACTCTCTTTATTTCAAAAAATCTGACGAGCTTATGGTCAGAAGCAGAGAGAGTATTCGAAATGACCAGGTAATTGTTTATGGTCAGGAAGAAAGATGTGATCTTTACCTGCACATAATTGTAAAAAATCTGTTTGCTGATTCAAAAAAACGAGGTTATGTTCCCGCTGGTTCAAAAATAGTGATAGATTTTTTGGGTGTTCATGCTAATGTTATAGAAAATTGGGATAGGGTAGATGAAAACAATCTTGAGCAGATCAATGAATATGTAAAACACATTTGCACAGCAACTGTTCAGCTTGATGGTATAGAGGTAAAATATGACACTGAAAATAGTAGAAGTAAATTTCCCGATCCAATTAAGTATGAGCGGAAGGTTTCCGGTATAAGTGAATCAGCAGTAGGTTTTACTCTGGCTGGATTTCCCCGGGCAACAAACTGTAGTAATAAGCATAAAATAGTTTTCCCACTTGAGTTTTCAGAAGAAAACAGCCAAAAGCTTTTCTTACCAGGACACCACAACCAGGTAGTTTTTGCATGGGCTTGGGCTATAAACAAAGAATCCAAAGATTTTTACAGCAATTTTAATGTTGATCCGGAAAGTTGGCAAGATAGGGAAGCATTTTTAAAAGAACCAGACAAAGATGCCGGAATACTTCAAAATACACTTCAATGGTTTGGGATTAATACAGGCGGTAGAATTTATTCAAGAAATGATGTTGACAGCTTGGATCTTGATGAGAAGAGCGCGGGGGGAGATAATTTCCAGTTCGATGAACCATCTCTCAATTGCTTTGTTTCACGAAACGGGCTTCCGTTTTCATCCTTTGGTATAGGAAGACAAATCGGTCCTGTAGGAATCTGCAAAAAGGGGCCGGATTCAGCACAGTACTTTAGAAGATCTGTTCTAAGACCTTACAGCAGAAATTTTACCTATCTGATCGATGAAACACCCTACCTGAGAATTACCAAAGATAGTAACTGGCAGGATGTTTTTGATTATGAGGATGGTGGTGAATACCATTCAAGAGCTGATGACCCTTTTTTTTTCAGAAGTGATTCAGCTGCCGCTTTTATCAATACGCTTGAAAGATTACCAGATCAGAAATACAAATATAAACAGCTACAGTTTCCTTTAAGTACAATAGCTGTACTTCAGCATGACTTCTGTAAAAGATACTCAAATCTAAATCTGTCCTTTAATTCTACAAGCTTCATAGATTACGAATCCATTGACTTAAATAAAGTTAAAACGGTACAGATTGCAGGTAAACAAGATATTAAGGATGAGAACGGCAAATTAATCGCGACAGTTGAGCGGGGGATTCCTGGTGCCGGATTCCTTAACACTTGTCATTCTAAAGTGTTTATTAAGAATAATGAGTACGAAGCACACACTTTCACTCAAAGACCCCTTTTAATTAATTTTGAGCTTGAGAGGGATTTGAGTGATGAAGAGGTTTCTGAATTAAAGGAGGAGCCCCCAAAAATTGAATTTGCTATTTTGGGCCCTAATAATAGGTACATCTTTTTTGATTACGAACCGGACATAGACTTTGAATTCTCAAGAGAAAAGGGTCAGCATCTGTGTTTGGTATATCTGAATACCGAATTACCGGTTTTTAACGCTACTCTCGTTGCAAGTAATATATCTCTGGATAATTTCAGAATGAGTGGTAAAAATTTTGCCCGAAGTATACCGTTTGAGGGACAATTGTCATCTGAAATTGTAACATATACCCCCTCACCAGATGGATTATTTCAAGGTAATCCTATAATAAGCTTGGATGACTACGGAACGGAAAAGGTAAGAAACAAAAGGCTTACTGACCTGCGAAGTGAACTTGACCGGAGTATCGCTAAGGAAAGTGGAAAATTTTTACTGTCGTTTCTACCGGGCAATATTGCTGATTCCGCGTGGGAAATCGCTTTTGATGTATGGGCAGGAAAAGAGACTGGTAACAGCAATGAACAGGAAATAAGAATGAAAGCCTTAAATCTTGTTCTAAAAGCTGTTGGCGGTATGGATGGAAATGGCAATTTCGCTCCTCATATAAGTGGCGGTATGAAAACTTTGAATTTTATTATTAAAATTGGAACTCTTATTGATCAGTACAGAGATAAGGGAATGCTCCATAAAAGTCCTTTTATTAACGGAGAGAACTTTGGTGATTCTTTAAACTTTAATGACACTTTATTTCTTTTGTCTACCACTGAAAATAAGTTAACTTTAAATAAAGAGGGCATAACGTATTCAAAGAAGTCTAATCCTGATACACTGACCATTTTAATGAACCGGGAAGTAAACTTAAGAGATACGAAAAAAGTGTTTCACTTCCAGTTTGGTGATACGGCAGGATTGCTTGAGCGAAGCGATAGATCGCGACCGGACTCACTCTCTTCATTCAGAGGAGAATATCAGAAGAAAATATTTGAGCTCAAGGACGCCCTTTCAATCGAGGACAAGACAACTGTTGGAGATTTTCTCAAAGCACTTGCGTCAACAGTACGCGGAAGGTGTTTGGCGGATATATTTGAAAAGGTCAAAGTGAATAAACGGATGGTCGATTACACGGAAAGCAATAATATTTCACAGCTTTTTGAGCGCTATTTGAACGAAAACAGTATTTTTACTGAAGACGAAGTAGTAAAGCTTACTGCCTTTTTGAACCTGATACGCTATGTGGATGCCTCCTTTATGATCTGCCCGGCATGCGGCCATGTGGTGCATCTATCCTGGGGGTGGTGTCCGTACCATGCGACCAGAGGGATGAGGTTTGAGGGAGAGTATGGTGGAGATGATGAAAATGAAAGGTTTCATGAGCACTTATTGAAAAAATTTGGTAAAGTTACTGTAGACGAAGCTCTAAAAAGAGACATGAGAGCTAAGGGAAGTGAACGACATTTTGTACATTGGACAGAATTTGAAATTAAAAAATAAAATGGTTTAAAGGAGATAATTGTGATAAAAATATTTATAACGGTACTTATTTGTTTTGTAAACTCGTGTATAGCTAAAGAAAATGCACCGAAATCAAAGGCAGATATGTATGTAGACAGCTTACTATCTCCAGTATATTCACACAGTCATATGGATGCTAGAGTAGAACAAATTGTGGGAGAAATTTATTCTGATTCAGAGCATCTTACAAAAACTAGTGAATTACTAAAATTTGCCATAAACAATCACAAATATAATTATATAGTGATGCGGTTATTAGTTAAGATAAGACATCCGGAGATGCCACAATTAATACGTGAAAATTACATGTACTTAGATGAGAGCTGCTATTCTAAATTGTATAGAGCTTTAAATTGGTCTTATGGTATAACTGATAGCGCCTTACACAATGAATATAACCAAAAAATAGTAAATGCATTATTAGATGTGGTGAATGACGTAGAAGATCAGTATTCAAGAGGGTACATTTACAATGTAATAAGGGCAATTGGAACACATGAACAAGTTACTAGGGCAAAGCCAAATATACACCTAGAAACCAATGCTCGCAATAGGGCAGAGCTTCTTTCAGCTTTTTTACGTTATAATGAAAAATATACTGAACAAGTAGTTGTACATGAGTTGCAAAATAAATTAGACCACTGGATAATTAGCTATGTACTTAGGTATGGTTTCCAGCGCTTCAACCGCCACGACTTCCTCCCTTTCCTCTATTCTCTCCAAACAGAACTCGAAAACGAAACCGATGTTCGAAAGATCGAGGATGCCAAAAGAACGCTGGAACGGCTTAACGAAGTAATCCCATATCTTGAGCAGAAAAAAGCCGAAGGGGTCAAGCTTGGCCTTCCGCTTGATTGGGGAGTTGTGGACTAAGATATATATTCATTGAGTGTAAAAACCTGAGCACCTAAAGCTTGCAGCCTTAGTATAAAAATCGATATGATCGTTATAATAGCCTGAAAGGCTTACGTATAGTAGCACAGGGTTTCCTACCCTGTGCTCTTACAGCCTTTTTGAACCTGATACGCTATGTGGATGCCTCCTTTATGATCTGCCCGGCATGCGGCCATGTGGTGCATCTATCCTGGGGGTGGTGTCCGTACCATGCGACCAGAGGGATGAGGTTTGAGGGGGAGTATAAAGGTGAAGATGACAATAAGAGATTTATATCACATTTAAGATCTCAGTTTAGGGGTCTTCCTATTAATGAGGTCTATATAAGTGATAAATCCCAAGAAACAAACAGATTTTTTGTACACTGGACAGATTTCGAGATAAGAAAACAGAAAGAGGATAACCATGGATAATAAATTTGTTTTTTTAATCATTAGTTGCATCGTTTTTTCTTGTTCTGCAAATAATAATACTAAGTCAAAAGCAGATATTCTAATAGATAGTTTGTTTTCATCTACTTTTCAACAAAAATATCAGTATAATGCTGTTGATGATATATTAAAATTGATACAAAAGGAATCAGCTTATATAAAAGATCACTCCAGACTTATTGAATTTATGGAAAATAATGAAAGATATGGAGTATTAGCCATGCCTTACCTTGTTTATATGAAAAGTTCCAATTTATTGGAATCTATAGCAAATAATCGCCATAAAATAACAAGAGAGTTCTGTGGGGCTTTGGACTGGACAACAGATATAACAGATAGTACTACTCATCATTTTTATATCAGTCAGATAATAGATAGACTGTTGCCTGTGATCGATAAAATTCAGGATGAGTGGATTCGTGGTGATTTTTACAGAGTAATTCGTAGAGTAGGTAACTTTAAACAAGTAAATGATCTGATAGCAAATTTAGGTGCAGAAACTAACAGAGGTGCAAGAGCTGAACTTTTAGGAGCATTACTTAGGTTTTCAGATGAAGGAATAGAGGGAGTTTTTAATAGCCATTTAAAAAAAGGCATTGATCAGTGGACATTAGATTACGTATTAGAATCTGGCTTCCAGCGCTTCAACCGCCACGACTTCCTCCCCCTCCTCTACTCTCTCCAAACAGAGCTTGAAAACGAAACCGATGTTCGTAAGATCGAAGACGCCAAAAGAACTCTTGAACGGCTTAACGAAGTAATCCCATATCTTGAGCAGAAAAAAGCCGAAGGGGTCAAGCCTGGTCTGCCGCTTGATTGGGGAGTTGTGGACTAAGATATATATTAATTGAGTGTAAAAACCTGAGCACCTAAAGCTTGCAGCCTTAGTATAAAAATCGATATGATCGTTATAATAGCCTGAAAGGCTTACGTATAGTAGCACAGGGTTTCCTACCCTGTGCTCTTACTGCCTTTTTGAACCTGATACGCTATGTGGATGCCTCCTTTATGATCTGCCCGGCATGCGGCCATGTGGTGCATCTATCCTGGGGGTGGTGTCCGTACCATGCGACCAGAGGGATGGTGTTTGAGGGAAGGTATACTGGAAATAATGAGAATGAGAAGTTTATCGCACATATTGAAAACCAATTTAAAAGAGCATCGTCCATTGGTGAAGCATATAGAGCAGACAAAAGAAAAAGTACAAGATTATTTGTGCACTGGACAGAATTTCAGATTAGCAAATAAGGAGAAGTTGATGAAAAAAATACTATTTTTGATATTAATATTACTGCCTTTTTTTTCTTGCGCAGCAGACGCAAAAAGAGAATTTTCAGAAACAGCTGCTTTAATAGATAGCCTGTTCAGCCCTGAATTTGAAGGTGAATTTAAAAGAGATGATGTTGAAAAAATACTTAGTCAAATAGAGGAATTCGGTATGATTGAGGAATCGAATAAACTCTTTGAATTTATTATAAATAATGAAAAATATGGGCATTTGGGAGTAAGAACTGCAGTTACTTTAAAAATCCCAGAATTTTTGGCATTTTTAGACCAAAACGGTACAAGCTTGAATCAATGGTCTTTTGAAGTGTTGTCCAGAACATTAAATTGGAATTTAGGTATCACTGATAGCGTAACTCATCATGCCTATAATAGTGATATATTGGATAAACTTATTCCTATCGCTTTGGAAGCACATGACAATGAAATCCGCGATATGGTGTATAATGTGCTAGTAGCTATAGGGACATATAATCAGGTGAGACTATTAGAAGTAGTGTTTCATGAAGAGACTAATCGTGGGCTTAGAGCTGGTATGATTTGTGCCTTTCTACGCTTTAAAGATGATGTGTTTGATCATATAATCAGAAACGAAATTATAGAGCATTTTGATAGCTGGACCATAAATTACATCGTTAGACAAGGAATCCAATTTTATAACCGCCACGACTTCCTCCCTCTCCTCTACTCTCTCCAAACAGAGCTTGAAAACGAAACCGATGTTCGTAAGATCGAAGACGCCAAAAGAACTCTTGAACGGCTTAACGAAGTAATCCCATATCTTGAGCAGAAAAAAGCCGAAGGGGTCAAGCCTGGTCTGCCGCTTGATTGGGGAGTTGTGGACTAAGATATATATTAATTGAGTGTAAAAACCTGAGCACCTAAAGCTTGCAGCCTTAGTATAAAAATCGATATGATCGTTATAATAGCCTGAAAGGCTTACGTATATTAGCACAGGGTTTCCTACCCTGTGCTCTTACAGCCTTTTTGAACCTGATACGCTATGTGGATGCCTCCTTTATGATCTGCCCGGCATGCGGCCACGTGGTGCATCTATCATGGGGGTGGTGTCCGTACCATGCGACCAGAGGGATGAGGTTTGAGGGATTGTATACTGGAAATGATGAGAATGAAAGGTTCATTAAACATTTTGATACGCACTTTGATAATGCTGAAATTGGTGTTGCCTACAGGGCGGACAAACAAAAGGGCAAGCAAGATCAACGTACATTTGTACACTGGACAGAATTTGAGGTAAGGAAAAACAGAAAGGATTAACTATGAGTAATAGGTTCTTTTTTTTGATTGTATGTTGTATTGTTTTATCGTGTTCTGCAAATAATGGAGATGTTAAATCAAAAGGAGATGTTCTCATCGACAGCCTGTTTTCTCCTGTATTTGAAAGAGAATTCCAGCATGACCACATTAGAAACCTGTTTAATCAAATACAAAAAGAAAGTGATAATATAACCAACTATTCTGGATTGATGGAATTTGTTAATACTAATGCAAAATATGAACACATTGCTATGCCTACATTGGTGTACCTCAAACATGATGGGTTGAAAGATTTTTTAAAAGAAAACTATCAGGAACTTGATGAAAGTATTTATTCAAAACTGGCAGAAGGGTTAGACTGGACTTTTAGAATAACTGATAGTACAACTCATCATAAATACAACAGTAGCATATTAGATGTGCTTATACCAATATCAATGAAGCTTGAAGATCAAAGATCTCGTGGTATAATTTTTGGGTTGGTTAGTAGAATCGGTACATACAAACAAGTTAAAGAATTCCGACACTTCTTACAGGAGGAGACTAATGCATTCAACAGAGTCAGAATTCTGAGCTTCTTTTTGCGTTTTAAGGATGATGAGTTTGATCGCATTGTTATGAATGAATTTGAGGAATATTTTGATAACTCGACCATTGAACACGTTGCCAGCCAAGGAATCCAATTTTATAACCGCCACGACTTCCTCCCTTTCCTCTACTCTCTCCAAACAGAACTCGAAAACGAAACCGATGTTCGAAAAATCGAAGACGCCAAAAGAACGCTGGAACGGCTTAACGAAGCAATCCCATATCTTGAGCAGAAAAAAGCCGAAGGGGTCAAGCCTGGCCTTCCGCTTGATTGGGGAGTTGTGGACTAAGATATATATTAATTGAGTGTAAAAACCTGAGCACCTAAAGCTTGCAGCCTTAGTATAAAAATCGATATGATCGTTATAATAGCCTGAAAGGCTTACGTATATTAGCATAGGGTTTCCTACCCTGTGCTCTTACTGCCTTTTTGAACCTGATACGCTATGTGGATGCCTCCTTTATGATCTGCCCGGCATGCGGCCATGTGGTGCATCTATCATGGGGGTGGTGTCCGTACCATGCGACCAGAGCTCCAGAGGAAATTTCTCTCTCTATCCCACACCCTGTGAGATACCCAGAGGAAATTTCTCTCTCTATCCCACACCCTGTGAGATACCCAGAGGAAATTTCTCTCTCTATCCCACACCCTGTGAGATACCCGGAGAAAATTTCTCTCTCTATCCCACACCCTGTGAGATACCCGGCGGAATTTTCTCTCTCTATCCCACACCCTAAGAGATCCCCGGCGGAATTTTCTCTCTCTATCCCACACCCTGAGAGATGCCCGGCGGAAATTTCTCTCACTACCCCACACCCTGTGAGATGTCCGGAGGAAATTTCTCTCACTACCCCACACCCCAAGAGATACCCGGAGAAAATTTCTCTCACTATCCCACACCCTGTGAGATGCCCAGAGGAAATTTCTCTCTCTACCCCACACCCTGAGAGATGCCCGGAGAAAATTTCTCTCACTATCCCACACCCTGAAAGATGCCCGGCGGAATTTTCTCTCACTACCCCACACCCTGAAAGATGCCCGGAGAAAATTTCTCTCACTATCCCACACCCTGTGAGATGCCCGGCGGAAATTTCTCTCTCTACCCCACACCCTGAAAGATGCCCGGAGAAAATTTCTCTCACTATCCCACACCCTGTGAGATGCCCGGCGGAAATTTCTCTCTCTACCCCACACCCTGAGAGATACCGAAACACCCCTTATCTTCTACTTAACCCCGGTAATCACTTCAGAGATATTCACCACATGCTCTTTAACCCTTCGGTAAGAGGTAAGAATGTCAGGGAACACCGTACTAAGCATGGGATCAACTTTCCTCTCCATAAGTCTGTTTAGATGAGCGGTGCGCAAATCACGGAATTTTTCGGTAATTTGATCCCCTGAAGGTACTACCGCCACAGGCAAAAAGGAGGTGTGTCGTTTTAAGTTTTGGTCATCAATCTGTTCGTAAAAGACAGCTACCATGTCATGCAACTGAAGCATCTCGTCTCGCATCACCTGAGGTAATTCTACCCCTGCTTCCTTTAAACGTAAGTTCAGTTTAAGAATCGATGTAAGGTAATCACTGATGGTTTCATACTCATCGGCGAGCCTTAGTTGCATTCCGGCCTCTTCAGAAATACTGTGCGGTACAGTACCGCCGCTTAGCAGATCGGTGAGAAAAACGGTTATCTCTCTCTGTATGTTATCCAGAATATCTTCCCGCTTAAAAATCTTTTTTACAACTTTCTGATCAGGCTCAGGGGTCGAAATCACCTCCCGCAAATCATCGATCATCTTCCGGTTGATCTCTCCCATCACACCGATCTCCTTTTTAGATTGCTCTATCCCCATGAGCGGAGTTTCCAGCAGAAAGAAATCAAGGTGAGTTAGTTTAGGTTTAGCCGTTTGCTTATTTTCCGGAACGATTTTCATCAGAAGTGATGCCATAAATGGTACCAGGGGCAGAAAAACCAAAGTGTTAATCAGATTAAAGCCGGTATGTACCGCTGCAATTGAGGCTGCGATGTAGGGATAATATTCCACCCCGTCTCTAATCACCGTGGCATCCGGGTCAACAGTTATTATCATTCTAAGTACATTTATATACAGAGGGAAGATGGTGGTTATCCATAAAATCCCCCCGATATTAAACATAATGTGGGCATAAGCGGCTCTTCTTGCATTGGAAGTGTTGGTACCCAGTGAAGCAAAAAACGCGGTGATCGTAGTACCAACGTTTTCTCCCAGCACCAATGCCGCCGCGGTCTGAAAACTGATTACCCCCGTTGAGGCCAGGGTGATCGTTATTGCCAGAGTAGCCGATGATGACTGCACCGCTACGGTCAACAGACACCCCAGCAAAACACATTTTAACAGACCAAAGTAGGTATCTGCCGAAAACATCTGAAACCATTCTATAAAC
This window harbors:
- a CDS encoding Na/Pi cotransporter family protein, with amino-acid sequence MDTALLLSMAFGVIGGLGIFLLGMKYMSDGLQTIAGDRLRSLIGMVTNNRLMATGVGALVTCIVQSSSITTVMVVGFVNSGLMTLRQSIGVIMGANIGTTITGWIVVLAIGKYGLPILGISALVFLFSKNEKIRYLGMTMMGIGMIFFGLQLMNDGLSPLRTVPEFIEWFQMFSADTYFGLLKCVLLGCLLTVAVQSSSATLAITITLASTGVISFQTAAALVLGENVGTTITAFFASLGTNTSNARRAAYAHIMFNIGGILWITTIFPLYINVLRMIITVDPDATVIRDGVEYYPYIAASIAAVHTGFNLINTLVFLPLVPFMASLLMKIVPENKQTAKPKLTHLDFFLLETPLMGIEQSKKEIGVMGEINRKMIDDLREVISTPEPDQKVVKKIFKREDILDNIQREITVFLTDLLSGGTVPHSISEEAGMQLRLADEYETISDYLTSILKLNLRLKEAGVELPQVMRDEMLQLHDMVAVFYEQIDDQNLKRHTSFLPVAVVPSGDQITEKFRDLRTAHLNRLMERKVDPMLSTVFPDILTSYRRVKEHVVNISEVITGVK